From the Natrarchaeobaculum aegyptiacum genome, one window contains:
- a CDS encoding metal-dependent hydrolase — MWPLGHVAVAYLCYALATRVRLNAPPGGVAVIVLVFGSQFPDLLDKPLAWYVGVLPTGRTLGHSLLLLVPLSIALYLLARRHGRAEYGVAFAIGALSHTIVDALPILWDPEETGAHLLWPVTPVEPYESGAPSVLELFLESLSDPYFVSEFVLAAIAFGYWRRHGYPGLEAVRGLLARVPPVADRS, encoded by the coding sequence ATGTGGCCACTCGGACACGTCGCCGTCGCCTACCTCTGTTACGCGCTCGCGACGCGGGTACGGCTGAACGCTCCGCCGGGCGGCGTCGCCGTGATCGTCCTCGTCTTCGGCAGCCAGTTTCCCGACCTCCTCGACAAACCGCTCGCGTGGTACGTCGGCGTCCTCCCGACCGGCCGGACGCTCGGCCACTCGCTGCTGTTGCTCGTCCCCCTCTCGATCGCGCTATACCTGCTGGCTCGCCGGCACGGTCGCGCGGAGTACGGCGTCGCGTTCGCCATCGGCGCACTCTCGCACACGATCGTCGACGCGCTTCCGATCCTCTGGGACCCCGAGGAGACCGGGGCCCACCTCCTCTGGCCGGTTACTCCCGTCGAACCGTACGAGAGCGGCGCACCGAGCGTCCTCGAGCTCTTTCTCGAGTCGCTTTCGGACCCGTACTTCGTCTCCGAGTTCGTCCTCGCCGCGATCGCGTTTGGCTACTGGCGACGCCACGGCTATCCGGGACTCGAGGCCGTCCGTGGCCTGTTGGCGCGGGTCCCGCCGGTCGCGGATCGATCCTGA
- a CDS encoding aldehyde dehydrogenase family protein encodes MGNQSTNPTGHYVDGEWIDGRGSETFESEDPATGESLGTFHRGTDADVDVALEAATAAFEEWRALSHPDRAEYLWDVYHELRDRHDELGEIVTRECGKEISEGRADVTEAWHMVEWAAGNARHPHGDVVPSEIAGKDAYMRRKPRGVVGCITPWNFPIAIPFWHVAVALVEGNTVVWKPAEQTPWCGQVVAELFDDAGIPDGVFNMVQGYGDAGEAIVADDRVDTVLFTGSAEVGHEIASTVGGEPGKLAACEMGGKNAIVITEHADLEIALQAAVLSSFKTTGQRCVSSERLIVHTDVYDEFKSRFVDVAERIAVGDPLDEETFMGPAIEADHVEKIRRHNDLAREEGATVLVDRFDLEPSELPESPTDDVATADGGTTDGGAAGRGDFADGHWVGPFVYEIEYDSDLRCLREESFGPHVALIEYDGDIDRALEIHDDTPYGLAGAIVSEDYRQLNAFRDRAELGLAYANLPCIGAEVQLPFGGVKKSGNGFPSAREVIEAVTDRTAWTISNESEIELAQGLSADVTTRED; translated from the coding sequence ATGGGTAACCAATCCACGAATCCGACGGGTCACTACGTCGACGGCGAGTGGATCGACGGCCGGGGGAGTGAGACCTTCGAGAGCGAGGATCCCGCGACGGGCGAGTCACTCGGGACGTTCCACCGGGGAACCGATGCCGACGTCGACGTCGCGCTCGAGGCTGCAACGGCGGCGTTCGAGGAGTGGCGGGCCCTCTCACATCCCGACCGTGCGGAGTACCTCTGGGACGTCTACCACGAACTTCGCGACCGCCACGACGAACTGGGCGAGATCGTGACCCGGGAGTGTGGGAAAGAAATCTCGGAAGGTCGGGCAGACGTGACCGAGGCGTGGCACATGGTCGAGTGGGCCGCGGGCAACGCACGACACCCCCACGGAGACGTCGTTCCATCAGAGATCGCCGGGAAGGACGCCTACATGCGTCGAAAGCCCCGCGGCGTCGTCGGCTGTATCACGCCGTGGAACTTCCCGATCGCTATTCCGTTCTGGCACGTTGCGGTCGCGCTGGTCGAAGGGAATACGGTGGTCTGGAAACCGGCCGAACAGACGCCGTGGTGCGGTCAGGTCGTCGCCGAACTGTTCGACGACGCCGGGATTCCCGACGGCGTGTTCAACATGGTCCAGGGCTACGGCGACGCAGGCGAAGCCATCGTCGCGGACGACCGCGTCGACACCGTCCTCTTTACCGGCTCCGCCGAGGTCGGCCACGAGATCGCCAGCACGGTCGGGGGCGAACCCGGCAAACTCGCCGCCTGCGAGATGGGCGGCAAGAACGCCATCGTGATCACCGAACACGCCGACCTCGAGATCGCCCTGCAGGCTGCCGTCCTCTCGAGTTTCAAGACGACGGGGCAACGATGCGTCTCGAGCGAGCGCCTGATCGTTCACACGGACGTCTACGACGAGTTCAAGTCACGATTCGTCGACGTCGCCGAACGGATCGCCGTCGGGGATCCGCTCGACGAGGAGACGTTCATGGGACCTGCGATCGAGGCCGATCACGTCGAGAAGATCCGCCGCCACAACGACCTCGCTCGCGAGGAGGGCGCGACCGTCCTCGTCGATCGATTCGACCTCGAGCCGTCGGAACTCCCCGAGTCACCGACCGACGACGTGGCAACGGCTGACGGTGGGACGACCGACGGCGGTGCGGCGGGACGCGGCGACTTCGCCGACGGCCACTGGGTCGGCCCGTTCGTCTACGAGATCGAGTACGACTCCGATCTGCGATGTCTGCGCGAGGAGTCTTTCGGCCCGCACGTCGCCCTGATCGAGTACGACGGCGACATCGATCGGGCGCTCGAGATCCACGACGACACACCGTACGGCCTCGCTGGCGCGATCGTCTCGGAGGACTACCGACAGCTCAACGCCTTCCGAGACCGCGCGGAGCTCGGACTGGCCTACGCGAACCTGCCGTGTATCGGTGCGGAAGTCCAGTTACCCTTCGGTGGGGTCAAGAAGTCCGGTAACGGCTTCCCGAGCGCGCGCGAGGTGATCGAAGCCGTCACCGACCGAACCGCCTGGACGATCTCCAACGAATCGGAGATCGAACTCGCACAGGGGCTCTCGGCGGACGTGACGACTCGAGAAGACTGA
- a CDS encoding acyl-CoA dehydrogenase family protein produces the protein MDFSLPDEHRMIRETVRDVCRTEIEPIAQEIEDEHRFPEEIFDTLADLDVMGVPIDDEYGGLGGDTLMYALVAEELGRVSGSIGLSYVAHTSLASKPIEQFGTDAQKERWLRPLAEGVYLGGWALTEPDSGSDASDMNTTAEREGDEWVLNGTKQFITNASVAGSILVKAVTDPDAGYDGISTFIVDPDDDGFEVTTVWDKMGLNASPTCEIQFDDVRLPENRLLGEEGDGWDQTKKTLDGGRISIAALSTGLAQGAYDHAREYSTEREQFGQPIADFDAVRDTIVEMHRKVERSRLLTYRAACTYDAGEPVTRESALAKLEASEAAREVAEDAVQVLGGYGYTTDFAPQRFYRDAKLMEIGEGTSEIQRLVIGRELGL, from the coding sequence ATGGACTTCTCCCTCCCCGACGAACACCGGATGATCCGGGAAACCGTGCGGGACGTGTGTCGGACGGAGATCGAGCCGATCGCCCAGGAGATCGAAGACGAGCACCGGTTCCCCGAGGAAATCTTCGACACGCTGGCCGATCTCGACGTGATGGGGGTGCCGATCGACGACGAGTACGGTGGCCTCGGGGGAGACACTCTGATGTACGCGCTGGTGGCCGAAGAGCTCGGTCGCGTCTCGGGATCGATCGGTCTCTCGTACGTCGCTCACACGTCGCTCGCGTCGAAGCCGATCGAGCAGTTCGGGACCGACGCCCAGAAAGAACGGTGGCTGCGCCCGCTCGCCGAGGGTGTGTATCTGGGCGGCTGGGCGCTCACCGAACCCGACAGCGGGTCGGACGCCTCCGACATGAACACCACCGCCGAGCGCGAAGGAGACGAGTGGGTGCTAAACGGCACGAAGCAGTTCATCACGAACGCCTCCGTCGCCGGCTCGATCCTCGTCAAGGCCGTTACGGACCCCGATGCGGGCTACGACGGCATCTCGACGTTCATCGTCGACCCCGACGACGACGGCTTCGAGGTGACGACGGTCTGGGACAAAATGGGACTCAACGCCTCGCCGACCTGCGAGATCCAGTTCGACGACGTTCGCCTCCCAGAAAACCGACTCCTCGGTGAGGAAGGTGATGGCTGGGACCAGACCAAGAAGACCCTCGACGGCGGCCGCATCTCGATCGCCGCCCTCTCGACCGGGCTGGCACAGGGCGCGTACGATCACGCCCGCGAGTACAGCACCGAACGCGAGCAGTTCGGCCAGCCGATCGCCGACTTCGACGCCGTCCGCGACACGATCGTCGAGATGCACCGCAAAGTCGAACGGTCGAGACTGCTCACCTACCGCGCTGCGTGCACGTACGACGCCGGCGAGCCCGTCACCCGGGAGTCGGCTCTCGCGAAACTCGAGGCCAGCGAAGCCGCACGAGAGGTAGCCGAAGACGCGGTGCAGGTGCTCGGCGGCTACGGGTACACGACCGACTTCGCCCCGCAACGGTTCTACCGCGACGCGAAGCTGATGGAGATCGGCGAGGGGACGAGCGAGATCCAGCGACTCGTGATCGGGCGGGAGTTAGGGCTCTGA
- a CDS encoding Glu/Leu/Phe/Val family dehydrogenase — protein MSESANPFESLQSQIDDAAGYLDIDDDVIERLKHPERVLETNLTIERDDGSLARVTAFRSQFNGDRGPYKGGIRYHPQVTRDEVKALSGWMTYKTAIVDIPLGGGKGGIVIDPSEYSEGELERITRSFAKELRPIIGEDLDIPAPDVNTGQREMNWIKDTYETLENTTEPGVITGKHLASGGSEGRVEATGRSTVIAAREAFEYLGKDLEGATVAVQGYGNAGWIAAKLIDEMGATVVAASDSSGGIYATDGFDPVAAKDHKNETGSIVGYEEADEEITNEDVLTMDVDLLIPAALENAIDGDLAADVSADVISEAANGPLTPEADRVLEDEDVFVIPDILANAGGVTVSYFEWVQNRQRFYWSEEKVNGELEDHIVDAFDALVDTLEAHDIDNPRTAAYVVAIQRVADAFDEAGTFP, from the coding sequence ATGTCAGAGTCCGCCAACCCGTTCGAGAGTCTCCAGTCGCAGATCGACGACGCGGCTGGCTACCTCGACATCGACGACGACGTTATCGAGCGGCTCAAACACCCGGAACGCGTTCTCGAGACGAACCTGACCATCGAGCGAGACGACGGCTCGCTCGCTCGCGTCACGGCGTTTCGCTCGCAGTTCAACGGCGACCGCGGCCCGTACAAGGGCGGGATCCGGTACCACCCGCAGGTCACCCGGGACGAGGTGAAAGCCCTGTCCGGCTGGATGACCTACAAGACGGCCATCGTCGACATCCCACTCGGGGGCGGCAAGGGTGGTATCGTCATCGATCCGAGCGAGTACTCCGAGGGCGAACTCGAGCGAATCACGCGGTCGTTCGCGAAAGAACTGCGTCCCATCATCGGTGAGGATCTCGACATCCCCGCGCCGGACGTCAACACCGGTCAGCGGGAGATGAACTGGATCAAAGACACCTACGAGACCCTCGAGAACACCACGGAGCCGGGCGTCATTACGGGCAAACACCTCGCCAGCGGTGGCAGCGAGGGCCGCGTCGAGGCGACGGGTCGCTCGACGGTCATCGCCGCCCGTGAAGCGTTCGAGTACCTCGGAAAGGACCTCGAGGGTGCGACCGTCGCCGTTCAGGGCTACGGGAACGCCGGCTGGATCGCCGCCAAGCTGATCGACGAGATGGGAGCGACCGTCGTCGCCGCGAGTGACTCCTCCGGTGGCATCTACGCCACCGACGGCTTCGACCCCGTCGCCGCGAAAGATCACAAGAACGAGACCGGCAGCATCGTCGGTTACGAGGAGGCAGACGAGGAGATCACCAACGAGGACGTCCTCACGATGGACGTCGACCTGCTGATCCCCGCCGCTCTCGAGAACGCCATCGACGGTGACCTCGCCGCGGACGTGAGTGCCGACGTCATCTCCGAAGCGGCAAACGGGCCGCTGACGCCCGAGGCCGACCGCGTGCTCGAGGACGAGGACGTCTTCGTGATCCCCGACATCCTCGCGAACGCCGGCGGCGTCACCGTCTCGTACTTCGAGTGGGTCCAGAACCGCCAGCGGTTCTACTGGTCCGAAGAGAAGGTCAACGGCGAACTCGAAGACCACATCGTCGACGCGTTCGACGCACTGGTCGACACGCTCGAGGCCCACGACATCGACAACCCGCGGACGGCGGCCTACGTCGTCGCGATCCAGCGGGTGGCAGACGCATTCGACGAGGCCGGAACGTTCCCCTGA
- a CDS encoding DUF7544 domain-containing protein, which produces MDAVDNLGDAIDVTRDLLLPIRPWFWLKLAIVVFFVAGLGFGGGMPTDPTFVSEFEDPAVEEPTPEEPFPADPAVEDPAEPELAEEDVLLILLVVVGFFLLFIALWFLYALLGGIAEFVFIESLRTQEVSIRQYTRRHFWRGVRLFGFRLGVGIIAAILVGVPTILLFFLVGATDGGLIALIGVAFLLSIAVTFVQAIVNRFTSEFVAPIMLLESRGVLSGWRRFWPTFRTNWKEYVVYLLLVWVLQLVINIAAVFVIGFGLVLLAIPVFVLVLLLTLLGGIGLILAIPIVLLAALLALLIVAVVQMPIRTYFQYYALLLLGDTNADLDLIPEQRAAVRSGDGRGPGPAGGAGGPGGPGGAGGAGRTGDTTDTDPDVDTENGWDSQRDERADDRESRGAEDGDSFWDDRTDSLADSDADTADRDVWEREETDDEDDEDDERDEDDGRGW; this is translated from the coding sequence ATGGACGCAGTCGACAACCTCGGCGACGCGATCGACGTCACGAGGGACCTCCTCCTTCCGATTCGACCGTGGTTCTGGCTCAAACTCGCCATCGTCGTGTTCTTCGTCGCCGGACTCGGCTTCGGTGGCGGCATGCCGACCGATCCTACCTTCGTCTCCGAGTTCGAGGACCCCGCGGTGGAAGAGCCCACGCCCGAAGAACCGTTCCCCGCCGATCCGGCGGTCGAAGACCCTGCTGAACCCGAACTCGCCGAAGAGGACGTCCTGCTGATCCTGCTCGTAGTCGTCGGCTTCTTCCTCCTGTTCATCGCGCTGTGGTTCCTCTACGCGCTGCTGGGCGGCATCGCCGAGTTCGTCTTCATCGAGTCGCTACGCACCCAGGAAGTGTCGATCCGACAGTACACCAGACGACACTTCTGGCGCGGCGTTCGTCTCTTCGGGTTTCGACTCGGGGTCGGCATCATCGCTGCCATCCTCGTCGGCGTCCCGACGATTCTCCTGTTCTTCCTCGTCGGAGCGACAGACGGTGGACTGATCGCGCTCATCGGGGTCGCGTTCTTGCTCTCTATTGCTGTCACCTTCGTCCAGGCCATCGTCAACCGCTTCACCTCCGAATTCGTCGCCCCCATCATGCTGCTCGAGTCCCGGGGGGTTCTGAGCGGGTGGCGTCGCTTCTGGCCGACGTTCCGGACGAACTGGAAGGAGTACGTCGTCTACCTGCTGCTGGTGTGGGTGCTCCAGCTCGTGATCAACATCGCCGCCGTCTTCGTGATCGGCTTCGGGCTGGTCCTGCTTGCGATCCCCGTCTTCGTGCTGGTCTTGCTGTTGACGCTCCTCGGGGGCATCGGGCTCATCCTCGCGATTCCGATCGTCCTGCTCGCTGCCTTGCTCGCGCTGTTGATCGTCGCGGTCGTCCAGATGCCGATCCGGACGTACTTCCAGTACTACGCGCTGTTGCTCCTCGGCGACACGAACGCCGACCTCGATCTGATCCCCGAGCAGCGTGCAGCCGTGCGGTCGGGCGATGGTCGTGGTCCCGGTCCCGCCGGTGGCGCAGGTGGACCGGGCGGTCCAGGCGGTGCTGGCGGTGCTGGCCGGACCGGTGACACGACGGACACCGACCCAGACGTCGACACGGAGAACGGTTGGGACAGCCAGCGAGACGAACGTGCCGACGACCGTGAGAGTCGTGGGGCTGAGGACGGCGATTCGTTCTGGGACGACCGCACGGACTCCTTGGCTGACTCAGACGCGGACACCGCCGACCGGGACGTCTGGGAGCGTGAGGAGACCGACGACGAAGACGACGAAGACGACGAACGGGACGAAGACGACGGTCGCGGCTGGTAG
- a CDS encoding RIO1 family regulatory kinase/ATPase: protein MDIRQLARGSVEWDRIERVVQTLAERYDRDVVRVEFLEADNWLSTPCVIDDDLFVKIVSRQNALVHGLLTTGRNVGAVSAGTGGFFDRFDTPLEMVEHEYESTQKLRAAGVNAPAPLEAFEVNGLGVLVLEYLPEFETLDSVPDERVAALAPELFEMLATVHDHGLAHGDLRAENILLCEGDLYFIDATSVQEDRVPETTAYDVACALAVLEPRLGARRAVEAAATVYEPRELLAARRFLDFVRLRPDHEFDSTTLRSELEKAADLAAD, encoded by the coding sequence ATGGATATCCGCCAGCTCGCCCGCGGAAGCGTCGAGTGGGACCGCATCGAGCGCGTGGTGCAGACGCTGGCGGAACGCTACGACCGTGACGTCGTCCGCGTGGAGTTCCTCGAGGCCGACAACTGGCTGTCGACGCCCTGTGTGATCGACGACGACCTCTTCGTGAAGATCGTCTCTCGGCAGAACGCGCTCGTTCACGGGCTGTTGACGACCGGTCGGAACGTCGGTGCCGTCTCCGCCGGCACCGGTGGCTTCTTCGACCGGTTCGACACGCCCCTCGAGATGGTCGAACACGAGTACGAATCGACCCAGAAGCTGCGAGCCGCGGGAGTCAACGCACCGGCTCCGCTCGAGGCCTTCGAGGTCAACGGGCTCGGCGTGCTCGTCCTCGAGTACCTCCCGGAGTTCGAGACGCTGGATTCCGTACCGGACGAGCGGGTCGCCGCCCTCGCCCCGGAACTGTTCGAAATGCTCGCGACCGTTCACGACCATGGACTCGCCCACGGCGACCTCCGCGCGGAGAACATCCTGCTCTGTGAGGGCGACCTCTACTTCATCGACGCGACGAGCGTCCAGGAGGACCGCGTGCCGGAGACGACGGCCTACGACGTCGCCTGCGCACTCGCCGTCCTCGAGCCTCGCCTCGGCGCGCGTCGGGCCGTCGAGGCCGCGGCGACCGTCTACGAACCGCGGGAACTGCTAGCTGCCCGTCGATTCCTCGACTTCGTTCGCCTGCGCCCGGACCACGAGTTCGACTCGACGACGCTGCGTAGCGAACTCGAGAAGGCGGCCGACCTCGCGGCCGACTGA
- a CDS encoding HpcH/HpaI aldolase/citrate lyase family protein, producing the protein MARRSVLFTPGDREDMLRKAPRAGADVIVFDLEDAVAPQRLEEARTTVREVLTDSAFDEAADCEVCVRVNAAPDAMAADVARLFADGEPRLDAVMAPKVESGETVDRLVDELEAHGGYRPIFALLETASGILGAPEVARKRATDALVFGAEDLAADLGATRTPGGEEVSYARQRVALAAAAHDCTAIDTLVTDVEDEAALRADTARSVQFGFDGKLAIHPAQVGPINEAFSPDEEDLEWAKRVLEASRDADADDRGVFVVDGEMVDAPLIAQAERLLERADAANRGDRG; encoded by the coding sequence ATGGCCCGGAGAAGCGTCCTGTTCACCCCCGGTGATCGGGAGGACATGCTCAGGAAAGCACCGCGGGCGGGGGCCGACGTGATCGTCTTCGACCTCGAGGACGCCGTGGCACCGCAGCGACTCGAGGAGGCACGCACCACAGTCAGGGAGGTGCTCACGGACTCCGCGTTCGACGAAGCGGCCGACTGCGAGGTCTGCGTTCGCGTCAACGCCGCGCCCGACGCGATGGCGGCCGACGTCGCTCGCCTGTTCGCCGACGGCGAGCCACGGCTGGACGCCGTCATGGCACCCAAAGTCGAGTCCGGCGAGACTGTCGACAGGCTGGTCGACGAACTCGAGGCCCACGGCGGCTATCGACCGATCTTCGCGCTGCTCGAGACGGCGAGCGGAATCCTCGGGGCCCCCGAAGTCGCGCGCAAGCGAGCGACCGACGCGCTGGTCTTCGGGGCGGAGGACCTCGCGGCTGACCTCGGTGCGACCCGAACCCCGGGGGGAGAGGAAGTGAGCTACGCCCGCCAGCGCGTCGCGCTCGCGGCGGCGGCCCACGACTGCACGGCGATCGATACGCTCGTCACCGACGTCGAGGACGAAGCGGCCTTGCGCGCCGACACGGCCCGGTCGGTCCAGTTCGGGTTCGACGGCAAGCTGGCGATCCACCCGGCACAAGTCGGTCCGATCAACGAGGCGTTCTCGCCCGACGAGGAGGACCTCGAGTGGGCGAAACGGGTGCTCGAGGCCAGCAGGGATGCCGACGCCGACGATCGGGGCGTCTTCGTCGTCGACGGCGAAATGGTCGACGCGCCGCTTATCGCGCAGGCAGAACGCCTCCTCGAGCGTGCGGATGCGGCGAATCGCGGCGACCGAGGCTGA
- a CDS encoding DUF2062 domain-containing protein: protein MIRERVVRYRERARRDLTAAFREEHTEHEVATSFAIGVFVTALPTGGLGIGLFFVMISLWPWISKPAIFASVAVLNPIVKPAVYVASFQVGGLFVSTPSITDVRPSPDMAAAAATQLLVGNVVLAVGLAIVGYGVVLHLTHVHRRRRRSSS, encoded by the coding sequence ATGATACGGGAACGGGTCGTCCGGTATCGCGAACGGGCCCGTCGAGACCTGACTGCGGCGTTCCGAGAGGAACACACCGAACACGAGGTCGCGACCAGTTTCGCGATCGGAGTGTTCGTGACGGCGTTACCGACAGGCGGACTCGGTATCGGCCTCTTTTTCGTCATGATCTCGCTGTGGCCGTGGATTAGCAAACCGGCCATCTTCGCCTCCGTCGCGGTTCTCAACCCGATCGTGAAACCGGCGGTCTACGTCGCGAGCTTTCAGGTCGGCGGGCTGTTCGTCTCGACGCCGTCGATCACGGACGTCAGGCCCTCACCGGACATGGCCGCCGCCGCTGCGACCCAGCTCCTCGTCGGAAACGTCGTCCTCGCCGTCGGTCTCGCGATCGTCGGATACGGCGTCGTATTGCACCTCACCCACGTCCACCGCCGGCGACGACGCTCGAGCTCGTAG
- a CDS encoding nitrilase-related carbon-nitrogen hydrolase yields the protein MTTTDVADHEPARLTIALAQIEVEPAAVAGNRERALEAIAAAAERGADLVALPELFSVGYFAFEEYERAAEPLEGETLSALQTAATEHDVAVLAGTIVEDLAATETAPTPADEGLANTAVLFDASGERRLVFRKHHLFGYDSSESELLVPGERLETADVGGFTVGVTTCYDLRFPELFRRYVDAGVDLFLVPSAWPYPRVDHWETLSRARAIENQSYVATINGSGQFPDADATLLGRSTVYDPWGVTLASSGDDPSLVTADLEPERVERIRDDFPALTDRRE from the coding sequence GTGACGACGACCGACGTGGCCGACCACGAACCAGCGAGGCTGACGATCGCACTCGCCCAGATCGAGGTCGAGCCGGCAGCCGTCGCGGGAAACCGCGAGCGGGCACTCGAGGCGATCGCGGCGGCGGCCGAACGGGGGGCCGACCTGGTGGCTCTCCCCGAGCTGTTCTCGGTCGGCTACTTCGCGTTCGAGGAGTACGAACGGGCCGCAGAGCCGCTCGAGGGCGAGACCCTGAGTGCGCTCCAGACGGCAGCTACAGAGCACGACGTCGCCGTTCTCGCAGGAACGATCGTCGAGGACCTGGCAGCGACCGAAACCGCCCCCACGCCGGCGGACGAGGGACTGGCCAACACCGCCGTCCTCTTCGACGCAAGCGGCGAGCGACGGCTCGTCTTTCGGAAACACCACCTCTTCGGGTACGATTCGTCCGAATCGGAGTTGCTCGTCCCCGGCGAGCGACTCGAGACGGCCGACGTCGGCGGATTCACCGTCGGCGTGACGACCTGCTACGACCTGCGATTCCCCGAACTCTTCCGGCGATACGTCGACGCTGGCGTGGACCTCTTTCTCGTCCCGAGCGCGTGGCCCTATCCTCGCGTCGACCACTGGGAGACCCTCTCACGGGCGCGTGCGATCGAAAACCAGTCGTACGTGGCGACGATCAACGGCAGCGGGCAGTTCCCAGATGCCGACGCGACGCTGCTCGGCCGCTCGACCGTCTACGACCCGTGGGGCGTCACCCTCGCCTCGAGCGGCGACGACCCGTCGCTCGTGACCGCCGACCTCGAGCCGGAACGGGTCGAACGGATTCGCGACGACTTCCCTGCGCTCACAGATCGGCGCGAGTAG